A window of the Chryseobacterium arthrosphaerae genome harbors these coding sequences:
- a CDS encoding DUF5074 domain-containing protein yields the protein MKKFYVFIILFLFACLSNAQIKVQGVPRNDISGISKLNTTTISFSDIQYWVGSGSNQAAFVVQWNDSKNPDALVWGFKWDGNATGEDMLKAIAKADHRLFTLLYQGTQFGSAVGGIGFDLNGQNTNALIKSGNTTYPLYPVNGFVNTTAYDFDSYTIMDAANDHWQSGWTVNGYWSYWVKNPADADFGYSNVGASSRTLENGSWDVWNFNVGFNETPVSSTITPVSPYVTATNFTNGYFLVNEEWFGHTNGSVNFIDNNGQINYRVYSNVNNNQAFGATTQYGTIYGDKFYFVSKQAADGGDTQYTPGGRLVVANAQTMQKIAGFNNIGGGDGRSFVGVNEHKGYIGTSTGIVLFNIDNMQVGTLIAGTGGSGQIGNMIRTSQYVFAVKQNVGILVINPNTDTVVSTIAGGFYSVVQAKDGSVWGIQEQKLVNINPTTFATQEYNIPTTKYFGDWGAWNAGRFTASNKENALYWINSVSAWASGSQIVRFDVTAKTFNENFAAIPGQTGQYKQIPYGAALRVNPATGELVLNTTESGYGAHFQKNWIHTYNMSGTLTNTKVLNDYYWFPSIAVFTNNSVPVVSNTLPSQVTAGSTTSIDLKSIVSDADNMEISVVKSIRSNSNPAVVSAVINTDDELVLSPLASGTSDIVLSFNSNGKIVEKTLTVNSTTSTLATAEVKKLEFSIYPNPVIDILYIKTQEKIQNVSIYDASGRTVNAPLNNGQVNMSMLPKGMYILKAVTDKAVYQQKLIKK from the coding sequence ATGAAAAAGTTTTATGTTTTTATCATACTTTTTCTGTTTGCATGTTTATCAAATGCACAGATAAAAGTTCAGGGTGTGCCCCGAAATGATATTTCAGGGATCAGTAAGCTGAATACCACTACGATCAGTTTTTCTGATATTCAGTATTGGGTAGGTTCAGGATCGAACCAGGCTGCTTTTGTGGTACAGTGGAATGACAGTAAGAATCCTGATGCTCTGGTATGGGGATTTAAATGGGATGGAAATGCCACAGGAGAAGATATGCTGAAAGCTATTGCCAAAGCAGATCACAGATTATTTACACTGCTTTATCAGGGAACGCAATTCGGATCAGCGGTCGGAGGAATAGGTTTTGACCTGAACGGGCAGAATACCAATGCACTGATCAAAAGCGGGAATACCACTTATCCCCTGTATCCGGTGAATGGTTTTGTAAATACAACGGCATATGATTTTGACAGCTACACAATTATGGATGCCGCAAATGATCACTGGCAATCCGGATGGACTGTCAACGGATACTGGTCTTACTGGGTAAAAAATCCTGCCGATGCAGATTTTGGATATTCTAATGTAGGGGCTTCTTCACGTACATTGGAAAATGGCTCATGGGATGTCTGGAATTTTAACGTCGGATTCAATGAAACTCCGGTTTCATCAACAATTACTCCGGTTTCCCCATATGTAACTGCCACCAACTTTACCAACGGATATTTTTTGGTGAATGAAGAATGGTTTGGCCATACCAACGGTTCTGTAAACTTCATCGACAATAATGGGCAGATCAATTACCGTGTATACAGCAATGTAAACAATAACCAGGCTTTCGGAGCAACCACGCAATATGGAACGATCTACGGAGACAAATTCTATTTTGTATCCAAACAGGCTGCTGACGGAGGAGATACCCAATATACCCCTGGTGGGAGATTGGTAGTTGCCAATGCTCAGACCATGCAGAAAATTGCTGGTTTCAACAATATTGGAGGTGGTGACGGAAGATCATTTGTAGGAGTGAACGAACATAAAGGATATATCGGTACTTCTACCGGAATCGTACTCTTTAATATCGACAATATGCAGGTAGGTACTCTGATTGCCGGAACAGGAGGCAGCGGTCAGATAGGAAATATGATCCGTACCTCACAATATGTATTTGCAGTAAAACAAAATGTGGGAATTTTGGTGATTAACCCCAATACGGATACTGTAGTAAGTACTATTGCCGGAGGTTTCTACTCCGTTGTTCAGGCTAAAGATGGAAGTGTCTGGGGAATTCAGGAACAGAAGCTTGTCAATATCAATCCCACTACTTTTGCCACACAGGAGTATAATATTCCTACCACCAAATATTTCGGAGATTGGGGTGCATGGAATGCAGGCAGGTTTACAGCAAGTAATAAAGAAAATGCTTTATACTGGATCAATTCAGTAAGCGCATGGGCTTCAGGATCACAGATTGTAAGATTTGATGTTACGGCTAAAACATTTAATGAAAACTTTGCCGCTATTCCGGGACAGACAGGTCAGTATAAGCAAATTCCTTATGGTGCGGCACTTCGTGTAAATCCTGCTACCGGAGAACTTGTTTTGAATACAACGGAAAGCGGATATGGGGCTCACTTTCAGAAAAACTGGATTCATACCTACAATATGTCAGGCACTCTTACCAACACCAAAGTTTTGAATGATTACTATTGGTTCCCTTCCATAGCAGTTTTTACCAATAATTCGGTTCCTGTTGTAAGCAATACTCTGCCTTCGCAGGTTACAGCCGGAAGTACTACAAGCATTGATTTGAAATCCATAGTTTCAGATGCAGATAATATGGAAATATCAGTTGTAAAATCGATCAGATCAAACAGCAATCCTGCGGTAGTTTCTGCTGTGATTAATACTGATGATGAACTGGTTCTGTCGCCACTTGCTTCAGGAACATCTGATATTGTGCTTAGCTTTAATTCAAATGGTAAGATTGTGGAGAAAACGCTTACCGTGAACAGTACGACATCTACTTTAGCTACTGCTGAAGTTAAAAAACTTGAATTCAGTATCTATCCGAATCCGGTTATCGATATACTTTATATCAAAACACAGGAGAAAATCCAGAACGTTTCCATTTATGATGCTTCAGGCAGAACAGTTAATGCACCGCTGAACAACGGCCAGGTCAATATGAGTATGCTGCCAAAAGGAATGTATATCCTGAAAGCGGTAACTGATAAAGCGGTATATCAGCAGAAACTGATTAAAAAATAA